The window AGCCGGGGCATCGGGGCTGGCTGCTGCGCGGCAACTGCAAAACTTTGGCATGCAGGTATTATTTTAAGATTTAAAATGTAGAACTACTTCAAGTGTTCATTTTTGTTTTTGATGTTTTGACCATACCCAgttagcacataacgttctgagaaccttatgtttcttagagcttggtgagagcgtggttgtcccATGGTCATTCCCAGAACTTCCTacaatgttctgggaatggtgcattGGTTTAttgaagcaggtacccacgtgccatctcctcattggttatacccactgAAAGAtgaacgaggtcagtggcagtaatgcacctaatttatgaaagttgccaatcgcaacataaagtcaagagaagaaaaagcctggaaggaggagagatgactagaaacgattcggttgaccgttttatgtgtggattaattggcagagtagaggaccttgtgcatttcaggtaaaataacaactcaatgtttatatcccaggacaaattagctagcaacagcaagctagctaaataggacaaattagctagcaagtgcaagctaaattgccataaatgttaaatgcttttcgacctgtccccaaattaatataattggttcagagtttgttttgatattttaacctgcgtgttgtgatcgCGTTTCGTGTGGCGGGACAAAATAAAATTATGAACGATGGCGCACGTGCGCAGCCTGTTTGAGTTCCATGTTAGGTGGGAATTTCAGTTCTTCAACATAACATTTCCTCATGATTCTATTTAAAATAAATttctcaaattgttcagagaacgttaagaaacaatgttctgctgtgggaatttcagtacttcagcataacgttttctacaggtttcctcatggtcctatttaaagtaattttctcaaaactttccataaaaaccacaagatgACATTAGTAACGTTCAAAGAACGTTCTGAGAacgttatttaaaaatatatacattctgttctcagcCTCAACAAAACTCTATATTCTGtcttaagtgtgttcaggtgtgttggccgagTCCACTAATCGTtcattggccacacctgatcttaatgagtgcttgtttcctgaCTAGATAAAACAGCTTtgtatgagtaaaaaaaaaaacatggtacGCTAGCTCCATCCTAGTGGCACAgaggactaattccatggatagacaACAGAAGATCATACATTTGAATCTCACtcatacattttttttgcatgattaatgcctaagcaaattcatttccatgtgtcctatctgcttggagttcaaaaagttaacccaaactaagctagcagtgttgTTAGCAGTCTTATTgaacatgttctcagaacgttatttaattaccttcaaataacctatcGTTtttgttctcagaacctccctgaaaCCTCTAAAAATGTATGTTCCCAGAACAGGTGATATTTTTACTTGCATtctcagaacatttaaaaaaatgttcagTTTTACCCGTCAGGAAACGTAGGAGTTCATTCCCAGAACCTATGGAAATCAATAACATACGtttccacaacttccaaggaaacaaatgtgctagctgggtgtcCAGATATGGAACCTACTCCTATAATAACCCATAAGATGTTCTTGGTCTGAAATGAGGTATACATAATATTGTTCACACCATATTGAATGAATAACTGCTGATGAGTTCTGTGGCTGTGCCTTCTTCATGAACTTTGACCTCCAAGTGTTTGATCCAATCACAGGTGGTGATGCTCGAGGCGAGTGAGCGGATTGGAGGGCGGGTGTGGGACGATACATCGCTGGGCGGCGTCACTGTGGGTCGGGGGGCTCAGATTGTGAACGGCTGTGTGAACAACCCAATTGCACTGATGAGTGAGCAGGTGAGAGATTCTTTGTAACaaccctgacacaaactactggcACTCAGTCATTCACTCACAAACCGTACCTTGAAAACAGGATTTTTCAATGTCAACATTTCTAATCATTCACCCAAAGTTCAACCAAATAACATTTTTTATGCTGCTGCCTCATTTCATTTAGTATTGTGTAACTGCTAATAGATGCCTCAGAAGTCTTTCGGGTCCTACAAGTATTCACATACTCAGTTGCTTCTCTTGTATGTAGCTCAGCATTAAAATGCACAAGCTGGGGGAGAGGTGTGACCTGTTCCAGGAGGGAGGGAGTGCCACAGACCCGGCCATCGATAAGCGCATGGACTTCCACTTTAACGCCATCCTGGATGTGGTGTCAGAATGGAGGAAAGACAAGTCTCAGAACCAGGACACTCCTCTGGGAGGTACAACACATGTGTGGTCACTCCTAGGGTTGCGAAATCTCGTAACTTCCCCCAAAATTCCAAGGTTTTACAGAAATAGCGGTAAAGCCTGGTGTATATACTACACGACTGAAACGATGATGTGATTTAGAGTTAACGTAGCTCCAACAAGCTGTGGCTCAAAACAGCCTCAAATGTTTTCAGTCAAACAGATTTGAAATAACTAGCCAACATTTTGAATTGAATAACATTGCTTGTGAACTTCAGAGCTGTAAAAATTTGCTACTTTTCCTTTGATTAAAGGCAAGTACAAAcacatactagtagtagtcatggcTCCTGATCCAGAGTCTACATGTCTTGGGTGATGTTTCACTGGCTTCTTCTCAGGTGAGCTCTCATTGGCTGTTGCTCATCACTGTTCTCAAAAGGTGTCGTTGCACATCTCACACTATAAGAGCATTGCAGACTTTGGGTTAGAATATGGGGTAAAATCGTGTAGCATAAACCCGGCTTTTAGAGTAATCACagaatttatatttatttactccTGATTCCAGAAatattccaaccaggatttctggaagaCTTGGGAATTTTGGGACATcgtaattttgcaaccctagtcacTAAATGATTTGCTTATATATGAAGTAGTGATAGACATTTGGTCAGTTAGTTTCTATCATCTAGTTTCTATCATTTTACAATTTTCACTTCCAGAGAAAATCCAGGAGGTCTACAAAACGTTCCTTCAGGAGTCTGGGGTCCAGTTCAGCCAATTGGAGGAGAAAGTGCTTCAGTTCCATCTCAGCAACCTGGAATATGCCTGTGGAAGCACACTGGACCAGGTCTGAGGATGAGATCATTCCTACCCTGTCTCTTGTGACAGTCAATGAAGTGACCGTAGGAGAGTTATGACAACATAGTCAGGGGTTAAAGTTCTCCGTTACAGCAACGGATTTCCATCATATGGATTCTGGAGAAGtcgttttttttcttattttcccCGATCAGTGAAGATGCTCAATAAAATCTGGTTTGGAGATGACATAGAACAGACATGCTTGTCTCTATTAGGCTATGAAATATATTCCCAAATAAATGTATTCTCAAGTATTTTATTTTctgttacactgtttgtattcaactgACATGCATGATTGTGGATGACACTCCGATGTTCAGACGAAGGGAATGACATAGTCTGTCATGCACACCACAGCAGCGCTCCACACCACAGCAGCGCTCCACACCACAGCAGCGCTCCACACCACAGCAGCGCTCCACACCACAGCAGCGCTCCACACCACAGCAGCGCTCCAGTCCGACAGCGGCGTCTAGTCTACTGTAGCTGTTTGTAAAGTCATTCAAAGACTATGCTACaatttttttttgccattttaatGTTATTCAAACAAAATCAGACAACCCCATAGTAGAATATTTGACCTATTTACCAAGTCGGCTTGTGTTTTATAAATATTCCTCTCGAGGCTCATTGAAGTTACAAGAGCCAATCGTGGGAAAACACTTTTGAAAGCAGTTTTGACCTTTGCTAAAAGAAGAGTGGGATCCCAGTTTTCCATTGCAACCACATTTATTTCTATACTCCTTCAATTGCGCGTGGTgtagttttacatttttttaaatttattttacctttatttaactaggcaagtcagttaagaacaaattcttattttcaatgacggcctaggaacagtgggttaactgcctgttcaggggcagaacgacagatttgtaccttgtcagctcgggggtttgaacttgcaaccttccggttacaactctaaccactaggctaccctgcagttTTACAACCAGAGTTTCAAGAATGGTTTAGGTGCAACTGTACAACAGAGCTCTTAAAATGGGCAATGTTGCCTTCAAAGGGCAGTAACATACTCTGTAATAGAAAAAAAAGTGAAGTGAATACTAATTAATAATGATGTATTTATAATAAATGAATAATAACAATCAGGATGTGGTGTTCTATGGGTTAAATGCAGATGGaccaaccccatgcttcagcctATGTATAATTTATAGCCACTATGCAATCAGTTGGGCTACAGGTGCTAATGCTTATTCCTGATAGCATACCTGATAATATAGACCATGCATAGGCTATATGAATGATCCAATATGTTTAAATCATTTTAATATCATTTTTACCAATAGTTATTGAGCCCATTTTTGGAAGTGGAAATTGtattttagatggtgtcagtgtcaTTTTATTTTCATGCTTTTTTTAGTagaatgttaaaaaaaatatatgtttaagtCACCAGAACTGAGCTTCTCAGTCCTTGTGAAAACAATTATCCCGTTGAGGACCCGGGACCCCCTAAGCAAGGATACATGTACAAAATGATTCTCTTTCCTGAAAGCATGATGGTTATGACGTTCTTACATGAAAGTGGAGGTTAACTCATCCCCAGACAATCCATCTGAGATCGTCTTAAGTTTCAGTCATGGGATATTTTGTTGTTGCTTTAACCCCTgaatttagtgtgtgtgtgtgtgtgtgtgtgtgtgttcgcaggtGTCGGCTCGATCCTGGGACCACAATGAGTTCTTTGCTCAGTTCTCAGGAGACCATACACTGCTGACAGAGGGCTATTCGTCTGTGCTTAACAAACTGGCTGAGGGCCTCGACATCCGCATCAAGAGCCCGGTGAGCCATCAAATACGATGTCCcaattatctctccttcctcGCAAAGTGTGTACTTGTCTACTTCCcttcactgatttgaaaggaaatgactggtatGAGAAATATGCTGGAAACTCCTACTAGCCAATGCCTTAAGCAATTCAATGCTTTTTAGATgtgtgaacaagtgcacacttagGGTGCGTCCCAATAATATCTCCTTATGTTCCTTTCGTTGCCCATTCTCCTCTCATCTTGGTTGTGGTATATAGTTAGATACAAGTGAGAGGTTTCTCAAATTTGTTTTGTACTCAAGCATTTCGAGCAATGCCTCACAATCACAGTACACTTGTTTCATTGTAGGTTCAAGCTATCGATTACTCAGGGGATATAGTCAAAGTTACCTCATCCAATGGGACTCAGTGGACAGCACAGAAAGTAAGGACTCATTTGTTTATTTACAGAGTAACGATGCATGTTAAAGTACAGTTGTCTTCCCTGACATTCCACTCTTAACTGTAGTTTTGGGAACATTTATTTGGTCTTTTTTTTAGGTTCTGGTGACAGTCCCATTGACTTTACTCCAGAAGAATATCATTCAATTCAACCCTCCTCTTCCTGAGAGAAAGCTGAAAGCCATCCACAGTCTTGGAGCAGGTCTCATTGAAAAGGTAAGGGTTTAGAGCTGCGACACACTCTGGGTGATGTAAATTAAACTGGTTCACCCTGTCACCAGAAACTGTCTTAATAATCTGGAGgtgaaagaaacgcacacctgtttagaggaggtgctggctagcggagtagaacacctgtttattagaggtgctggctagcggagtagaacacctgtttaggagaggtgctggctagcggagtagaacacctgtttattagaggtgctggctagcggagtagaacacctgtttattagaggtgctggctagcggagtagaacacctgtttaggagaggtgctggctggcggagtagaacacctgtttattagaggtgctggctcgtggagtagaacacctgtttattagaggtgctggctagcggagtagaacacctgtttaggagaggtgctggctggcggagtagaacacctgtttattagaggtgctggctggcggagtagaacacctgtttattagaggtgctggctagcggagtagaacacctgtttattagaggtgctggctagcgaagtagaacacctgtttaggagaggtgctggctaggggagtagaacacctgtttaggagaggtgctggctagcggagtagagcacctgtttattagaggtgctggctagcggagtagaacacctgtttaggagaggtgctggctggcggagtagaacacctgtttattagaggtgctggctagcggagtagaacacctgtttattagaggtgctggctagcggagtagaacacctgtttaggagaggtgctggctggcggagtagaacacctgtttattagaggtgctggctggcggagtagaacacctgtttattagaggtgctggctagcggagtagaacacctgtttattagaggtgctggctagcgaagtagaacacctgtttaggagaggtgctggctaggggagtagaacacctgtttaggagaggtgctggctagcggagtagagcacctgtttattagaggtgctggctagcggagtagaacacctgtttaggagaggtgctggctggcggagtagaacacctgtttaggagaggtgctggctggcggagtagaacacctgtttaggagaggtgctggctagcggagtagaacacctgtttaggagagatgctggctggcggagtagaacacctgtttaggagaggtgctggctagcggagtagaacacctgtttaggagaggtgctggctagcggagtagaacacctgtttaggagaggtgctggctagcggagtagaacacctgtttattagaggtgctggctagcggagtagaacacctgtttattagaggtgctggctagcggagtagaacacctgtttattagaggtgctggctagcggagtagaacacctgtttattagaggtgctggctagcggagtagaacacctgtttaggagaggtgctggctggcggagtagaacacctgtttattagaggtgctggctggcggagtagaacacctgtttattagaggtgctggctagcggagtagaacacctgtttattagaggtgctggctagcgaagtagaacacctgtttaggacaGGTGCTGGCTaggggagtagaacacctgtttaggagaggtgctggctagcggagtagagcacctgtttattagaggtgctggctagcggagtagaacacctgtttaggagaggtgctggctggcggagtagaacacctgtttaggagaggtgctggctggcggagtagaacacctgtttaggagaggtgctggctagcggagtagaacacctgtttaggagaggtgctggctggcggagtagaacacctgtttaggagaggtgctggctagcggagtagaacacctgtttaggagaggtgctggctggcggagtagaacacctgtttaggagaggtgctggctagcggagtagaacacctgtttaggagaggtgctggctagcggagtagaacacctgtttaggagaggtgctggctagcggagtagaacacctgtttaggagaggtgctggctagcggagtagaacacctgtttaggagaggtgctggctagcggagtagaacacctgtttaggagaggtgctggctggcggagtagaacacctgtttaggagaggtgctggctggcggagtagaacacctgtttaggagaggtgctggctggaggagtagaacacctgtttaggagaggtgctggctggcggagtagaacacctgtttaggagaggtgctggctagcggagtagaacacttgtttaggagaggtgctggctagcggagtagaacacctgtttaggagaggtgctggctggcggagtagaacacctgtttaggagaggtgctggctggcggagtagaacacctgtttaggagaggtgctggctggcggagtagaacacctgtttaggagaggtgctggctggcggagtagaacacctgtttaggagaggtgctggctggcggagtagaacacttgaaaaaaGAAAAGGAGACCCTCACGCTCTCGGAGgtcagatgcaataatttaataacctaattaaccaacgtttcgacagacaagttGTCTTCATCAGAAACTGTCTTAACACACATTCCTTCTCTCAGGTTGCTCTGCAGTTCCCGTTTCGCTTCTGGGACGGAAAGATCCAAGGAGCAGATTACTTTGGCCACATTCCACCCAGTCCTGACAAGAGAGGGATGTTTGGTGTGTTCTATGACATGGATCCACAGGTGAGATTCCACCAATCATCTTTGTACTCCAGCTATACTTACTTAACTACTATGTAAACATCTGTTATTTCAAAGGAGAGAAATGCTGTTATGTAGACATTAGAGACAGCTGAGGTTTTTGCAGCATGTTCATTCATTGAAGTGAACCTGTTGAATTGTGGGCAGGAATgtgtaaaaaaatatgtaaaaaaaaagaaaaaaaaaggtttCCTACCAGAGAAAGATGTGTTCCTGTCTTGGCCCATTCCGCAGGGAAAACGGAGTGTCCTGATGTCCGTCATCAGTGGTGAAGCTGTGCCTTCTATCAGGGACATGGAGGACAAAGATGTCGCTGATCAGTGCATGAAGGTGCTGCGTGAACTCTTCAAGGAGCAGGTATTAGAACAACTGTCTACTACTTTGAAGAGAAAACCACACATTACATTAGGACTACTACAAGTGACATTTTTAAGGCATACAAAAATAAATGTCCAATAAATAAATCATGTTGTACCTGTATCTTTCCTTATTTTTCCCTTGTAGGAGGTCCCCGATCCGGTGAATTACTTTGTGACTCGGTGGAGCAGAGACATGTGGTCTCAGATGTCATACAGCTTCGTGAAGACAGGGGGCAGCGGGGAGGCCTATGACATCATTGCTGAAGATGTGCAAGGAAAGGTGTTCTTTGCTGGGGAGGTAAGACCTTGACCCCATTTTATCATCGTACACCAGtgtaggctgctgaggggaggacggctcttaATAATGTCctgaacggagcgaatggaatggcatcaaacacatggaaaccatgtgtgtttgatgtatttgataccattccacttattccactccagccattaccacgagcctgtcctccccaattaaggtgccaccagcctcctgtatCTTATACCAATGTATTACTACAGGCCTTCACACCAAACATCCACGagaagcatctcagagtaggactgcTAATTTAGGACccgttttgccttttagatcacaagGAATCAGATGACATGCACAgaggagacctgatcctagatcagtactcctactctgagacggtTGATAGATACGGCCCCTgatttaaacattttgtttttctcctgtctttctatcttCAGGCGACCAACAGGCACTTTCCTCAGACGGTAACAGGAGCCTATTTGAGTGGCGTCCGAGAAGCAAGTAAAATAGCTGCTTTGTAACTCCTTCCCTTTGAGCAGTCACACGATACCAGCATAAAGACATCGACGTTGTACAGCGCAAATCATTCGTTCCCCAAGTTGCTCCTCTTTAAGTGGTGTCTTCTTCTTGTGTGTACAGTACCTCGTGTGAGCAGAGATGGCTATAATGCTGTTTGAAATGTTATGGTTATGTTTTTCCTGTTTATTATGAGTGAAATATGACGTTGTTGGTTTAGTTGGAGATCACTATAATTCAGGATCAGCAGCACACGTATGCTCCTAAACAATTCATtttgatgtacaaatggttaaacgGTATTTGCATTCTATATGGATCTTCGTCATTTGTTTGTCAATATCACACATCATTAATGGCttttaaaaaaataatcaaaatatatgttttatagtcagatacaccagataggtgcagtgaaatgtgttgttttacaggatcagccatagtagtacgtcGCCGGAGCaaattaggattaagtgccttgctcaagggcacatcgacagatttttcaccttgtcgactTGGGTATTTCGAAAcagcagcctttcggttactggcccaacgctctaaccgctaggctacc of the Oncorhynchus kisutch isolate 150728-3 linkage group LG17, Okis_V2, whole genome shotgun sequence genome contains:
- the kdm1b gene encoding lysine-specific histone demethylase 1B; amino-acid sequence: MLTDADYTVNASGARRAKKRTAMESSSGDGQSSLRSSGRQVNVRMKRCNNPPPGQTKRKATDTEEEEDQSEKKYRKCEKAGCSATYPVCFASASERCAKNGYTSRWYHLSCGEHFCNECFDHYYRSHKDGYETYASWKRVWTGNGKSEPSLKAFMADQQLPYWVQCTKPDCGKWRQLTKEIQLTASLAATYRCGMKFNNVKTEGPDQCSLPEDLRVAEVIDSWWHSMLILPPLFKDSPANPFLTAYYPDCVGMSPSGSTSNHSHAELRAEHCRAIPPQIPGLCPYFQPFYQPNECGKALCVRPDMMELDELYEFPEFSRDPTMYLALRNLILASWHRGCKEVLTPQNCAPHIIVRGLVRVRCVQEMDRVLLFMTRKGLINTGVLSVKQPLLPERYHNNNVIVIGAGASGLAAARQLQNFGMQVVMLEASERIGGRVWDDTSLGGVTVGRGAQIVNGCVNNPIALMSEQLSIKMHKLGERCDLFQEGGSATDPAIDKRMDFHFNAILDVVSEWRKDKSQNQDTPLGEKIQEVYKTFLQESGVQFSQLEEKVLQFHLSNLEYACGSTLDQVSARSWDHNEFFAQFSGDHTLLTEGYSSVLNKLAEGLDIRIKSPVQAIDYSGDIVKVTSSNGTQWTAQKVLVTVPLTLLQKNIIQFNPPLPERKLKAIHSLGAGLIEKVALQFPFRFWDGKIQGADYFGHIPPSPDKRGMFGVFYDMDPQGKRSVLMSVISGEAVPSIRDMEDKDVADQCMKVLRELFKEQEVPDPVNYFVTRWSRDMWSQMSYSFVKTGGSGEAYDIIAEDVQGKVFFAGEATNRHFPQTVTGAYLSGVREASKIAAL